One Nicotiana tomentosiformis chromosome 4, ASM39032v3, whole genome shotgun sequence genomic window carries:
- the LOC104099640 gene encoding uncharacterized protein, which yields MLRQGHLKELLSDRGMVNFAKGYEQHQGPPKPPARTRTIYMIIDGGEDAYVNSVKFTTTHKLKRSITLERYDELKESIIFDKSDTNGLVPHHYDALVITLQILYTDVRCIMVDDGSGACIIHPGVFAQMKLEDKIVSYCITLTGFNNAVERTSGKITLSVLAGGVTLETTFHIMDQDTIYNAKIGRP from the coding sequence ATGCTAcgacagggacacctcaaagagttgtTGAGCGACCGGGGAATGGTCAACTTTGCTAAAGGTTATGAACAACATCAAGGACCGCCAAAACCACCCGCGCGGACCCGCACCATCTACATGATCATCGACGGTGGTGAAGATGCTTATGTCAACAGtgtgaagttcaccacaacccacaagctcaaacggtcaATCACCCTCGAACGGTATGATGAACTCAAAGAAAGTATCATTTTCGATAAGTCTGATACCAACGGTTTGGTTCCCCAtcactatgatgcccttgttatcactttacaaattttatatacCGATGTGAGATGcattatggtagacgatgggagCGGTGCATGCATTATCCACCCTGGAGTatttgcacaaatgaaactcgaggataaaATAGTGTCGTACTGCATCACGCTAacaggttttaacaatgcagttgagcgaACATCCGGCAAGATCACACTCTCCGTCCTAGCCGGTGGCGTCactctggaaaccacattccatatcatggaccaaGACACAATATACAACGCCAAAATAGGGCGACCATAG